In Quercus robur chromosome 11, dhQueRobu3.1, whole genome shotgun sequence, the sequence ATGCTGGCGGCCCAGTGGTTGAAGACACTGTTTTGATGATTGGTGCCGAAAATCCAATCACCGAAGACACCACTCTAGTGGCGAACGTTGGTGGTCTGGTCACCAAGCCTCTAGCACCGATTTTGGTggtttgtttaaaaattttgcttGTCATACTAAAcacttgcaatttttttttttttttgaaaatgttttacatataaaatattttatgtttgaaaatattttaattcaaaacaaGCGAAGCATTaatagtaaaatataaaaaaaaaaaaaaaaaaaaagttggaggAAAATAATCAAACTTAGAATTTTGTTTAGGCCATTAAAGGTGGgtgataaataaaaaggaaaaaaaatctaatatcttcttatctatatttatatatatctaaaagttgaagcatatcatttattattgctacgcACTTATTAAGCCACATTAACGGCCACATCATCCACCCATTTTTaacattctctctcttatttttaactctctttttcatattaatttccCAACTTATTGTTATACTTTCTCTAACTTCTCCCCTCCCTTCTACTTTTTAATGTCCCCATTATTATCTAtcttaatatcacttttcctATAttcctttatcttcctttatttttggcttttcttATTTCCCTattcttattataaatttactattctctctctcattctataTACAGTTTTCCTACACACAAAAggttctttctttctctctctcaaaattttgtttttcattttttggtggattattttaactttcttgcatctctactttaagtTAGCATGCATTTGGGTAACATGATTTGCAGCGTTAGGCATTGTTCACGCATTTTAAGCGTGGGACCCATGAAACTGTTTCAAACAAATGACGAAAAACGTAGACCCACGGCAAAGTGTGAATagtgttttacaattttttaaaaaaatttgctacagtgttttcaacaataagttttcagtttcagcaaaataaacggtatccaaacagacccttaatgaatttttgtattgtttggaactctaatttgggttgatttgattaatttgggttaattttcttttttttttgagttaatacttgattattttggaagtaagaatttgagtttatttcTAAACACAATCTTGGCTATGTTAATTACAGATTGGCATTTGGCTCATTTCAATCTATTTGGTCCGGTTCGGTCTACTTCAATCCATTTCGGTCCATTTGATTTATTTCAGATCACTTCAGTCCTATTCTGAGTACCTACTTAAGAcatgagaaaataaaagtttggatTGAGAGTATTATctattatttgagtaatatcaattgtaattatataataagttttggttatcataataatctcctaaaaagaatgagaatttgaataataaccttgaagtttaaaaattttaattgtgccaaaagaaattagaaaaatataatacacaataataaatagttagaagaatatggatcatttcaaaaaagaataatatcaatcaaaaatgataaaattatacATTTGTAAAAATAGAGTGATAGAAATTACTTTTTGAAACTGTTTAAGTTTTAGGgaaaaatttatttacaataaaatttaaaaaataaattatacatattcagTATCAGTTTGTTATGAGCTTTgattatcataatattttcttttaagagaatgaagaatttgaatagtttatttaaataaaaattatacatacatacatacgtatatatatacatatatacatatatatatacatatatatatatatatatatatatacatatatatatatatatatatgttttgctTGAAGGTATAATCAACCTcattcaactcatttaaaaGTAATGACTTTAAAACAAATGAGTAAATTCCATAAAGATTAGATTTGTATATTCATAATCTTCATGTTTAGAAagactttcacttaaatttaacCAAACCGAAGTGGACTAAAATACTACGTTAATGTGTTTTAACAAAAgtgtagtaacaataaatgttatgcttaagattttagatattacaagtttgagatttatattttctttttaataaaattggatTTAGAATAGGTTCTATCAACACAAACATATCTTTTCTTTATATGTAAGAGCACAAAAATAGACTGAAGttgaccaaaatggaccaaagttttttgaatggaccaaatggaatgaaatggattGAATGGACAAAATAAGACCAAATAAGAACAAGGTGAACCAGACCAAATTGGACAGAGTGAACCAATGTGAACCAAAGTATACCAAATAGGATtaaagtggactgaataagaaCGAATGGACAgattaggaccaaagtggacattatggaccgaataagaacaaatagaactgaattggaccgaataggaccaatatTGACTGTATAGGACTGAAGTGGACATAATGGACTGAATATGACCAAATTAGACCTAATGGCCCCAATAGGATtgaagtggacaaaatggacgAAATAGGACTAATATTGACCGAATAGGACTAAAGTGGAAAGAATAAGACCAATGTGGACTGAATGGAACAAATAGGAtgaaagtggaccgaatagaaccaaagtggaccgaaggagacaaaatggaccgaataggaccgaagtggaccgaatagaaaTTCTGAATATTTACcctttttattgcatttttagggctcatatttctaatttctaatttctaatatctattttgtttgtatttttaaatcaaaactaaaaattttatcctaaatataataaaatttcatacttttcaacccaaaaatgaaggaaaaaaagaaaaagaaattttgagctaaacttaaaaagacaaactacaaaaagaatcaatttaagaCCCAATTAGTCCAAAATGGAACAAAGAAGACCAAAATTGACCGAGTGAACTGAAGTGAACTGAAGTGGATTGAGTGGGACCGAGATAGACCTAATTGgaccaaataaaaattgtttaattttaaggaagaataaattatcttcaaaaaattttaaagaacacattatatattatattacaattacaaaaaaattatttattctaacGCATCGTGTGGGTCTGCTACTAGTGGCATCATAATAGTTGGCATTGAAGATCCTCTTTACCCAAATTTGTCAATTGAGTGAAGATTTATGATATTTATAGTCCCATTAATGCCAAATTAACTAGTGTGCCAAATAACAAAGCATGGTTAtgtagtataaaaaataaaaataaaataaataaaaaaatccaaaaattcacATCATAAGTGGTCATTATACAATTAAGGATAGCTTGACCTTTTTAAGTGTGTAATGTAGTGATTAAATCATTGTTTTATGAATgctcaaatttgattataataaaaagttaaactATATGAGATTATACATGATTGATATAAGgcgttttaaatatttttagactAACTCATCTTGCTTTTTAATATAGAAATTAGAAagtgaaataataataataataaattttccttcaatGGAGGAAGAATTTGAATGTAAATCTTCCACACAAAGACTTCCGCATGCAAGTTggttttatttaaacaaaaggTACtctatttagagaaaaaaaaataaaacaggaACCACTAAGTTCTTAAAAATCTCATTCACTCTTATTCTTCGTATTAGTTTTATGTGTGAAACAAATACTCTCATTCACTACATTTAATGGTTTGATTAGTTGATAGGGCAATATCGGCTGGACAAGTCACCACAGGCCATTGCTAGACAGATCGAAGATGACCTTGTTCCACCAGGGATGCAATGCAATCATCAAACATctcttggatagacttgaaCTTGCATCCTAAACTCTTGAACTTCGAGGTGTTAAACTCATAATATGGTCTGTTTAGTGGCTCAAACCTGAAAAGTCCCACAATTAACAtctatgtgtgtatgtatatatccGTCTGTGTTTATCATTAATGAAAATACCAACATACCTTTTAGGGATAGGCAGTGAAGGATATCGTTCTGCTAACAACGATGCCAACTCATCATTATCCAGCACAGTGGAGCTACAAAGGTATCGTCCGTGAGCAGTTTCATTCTCAAAAACTAGGATGTGGCAAAGTGCAACATCATCTATGTGGACATATCCCATCCTTCCGTGCCAATGAAATTTCTCTGTTTCACCTGCGCgcgcacacacatatatagtcACAAAAATTAACAAGCTAGCTAGCAAAGATCCATTTTACTGATTATGAAATAATAAAAGCACCAATTGACCTATAGTAATAAGTAACTTTACATCCATACTTGCAAGATTTCAAGGAATAGTGCAAAAGGAAATTACCCTTAAGCAAGCCAAGGACATCAGAAGCAGTAGAACACAAATCTCGAGGCAAACTAGGTCCAACAAGGAATGATGGTAGAATGGTCACTAGATCAATACCATTTTTGTTGCAGAATTCCCATGCTGCCCTCTCAGCGAGTGTTTTTGATAAAGCATACCATAACTTTAGAAATTCACCAATCACCATGCCCAAAAGATGAACTAATATAGGTTAGCTACGTGCTTTTGTATTATTAACTCGTAGAATATATGCAAAGCAGCTTGGCA encodes:
- the LOC126707072 gene encoding tetraketide alpha-pyrone reductase 1; this encodes MDIKIEIKGKVCVTGASGFLASWLVKRLLLSGYHVTGTVRDPGNEKKLTHLLSLEGARERLRLVKADLMEEGSFDDAIMGCHGVFHTASPVLKPSSDPKAEILDPAIEGTLNVLRSCKKNPSLRRVILTSSSSTVRVRDDFDPNIPLDETFWSSVELCERLQLWYALSKTLAERAAWEFCNKNGIDLVTILPSFLVGPSLPRDLCSTASDVLGLLKGETEKFHWHGRMGYVHIDDVALCHILVFENETAHGRYLCSSTVLDNDELASLLAERYPSLPIPKRFEPLNRPYYEFNTSKFKSLGCKFKSIQEMFDDCIASLVEQGHLRSV